A region of Campylobacter armoricus DNA encodes the following proteins:
- the hisF gene encoding imidazole glycerol phosphate synthase subunit HisF has protein sequence MLAKRIIACLDVKDGRVVKGVQFKNHEDMGDIIELAKFYSQNGIDELVFYDITASAKNERVDRAWVSKVAQNISIPFCVAGGIKSEDDAKELLANGADKISINSPALNDPDLISRLAKNFGVQCVVVGIDSFKDENGELLVYKYTGDESKSHHSGKKTLEWVKQVCELGAGEIVLNMMNQDGMKKGYDLDQLAKVRKICPVPLIASGGAGAKEHFLDAFKLGVDGALAASIFHKKLIDIKELKLFLKDQGITIRI, from the coding sequence ATGCTTGCAAAACGCATAATAGCATGTTTGGATGTCAAAGATGGTAGAGTTGTAAAAGGGGTGCAGTTTAAAAACCATGAAGATATGGGCGATATCATAGAGCTTGCTAAATTTTACTCACAAAATGGCATTGATGAGCTAGTATTTTATGATATTACAGCTTCAGCTAAAAATGAGCGTGTAGATAGGGCTTGGGTAAGCAAGGTCGCACAAAATATCTCCATACCATTTTGCGTAGCAGGTGGTATAAAAAGCGAAGATGACGCAAAAGAGCTTTTGGCAAATGGAGCTGATAAAATTTCTATTAATTCCCCTGCTTTAAATGATCCTGATTTAATCTCACGCCTTGCTAAAAATTTTGGCGTGCAGTGTGTTGTTGTAGGTATAGACTCGTTTAAAGATGAAAATGGCGAGCTTTTGGTTTATAAATATACAGGCGATGAGAGCAAATCTCATCATAGTGGTAAAAAAACACTAGAATGGGTAAAGCAAGTATGCGAGTTAGGAGCCGGGGAAATCGTGCTAAATATGATGAATCAAGATGGCATGAAAAAAGGTTATGATTTAGATCAACTTGCTAAGGTTAGAAAAATTTGCCCTGTGCCTTTGATAGCAAGTGGTGGAGCAGGTGCTAAAGAGCATTTTTTAGACGCTTTTAAGCTCGGAGTAGATGGAGCTTTAGCTGCTTCGATTTTTCATAAAAAGCTTATAGATATAAAAGAATTAAAACTTTTTTTAAAAGATCAAGGCATCACAATACGCATTTAA
- the hisIE gene encoding bifunctional phosphoribosyl-AMP cyclohydrolase/phosphoribosyl-ATP diphosphatase HisIE, producing the protein MDINQEEFIKSINWNKVANLVPVIVQDFHSCEVLMQGFMNEQALRESFKHKKVVFYSRTKERLWMKGEESGNFLNIIDLGLDCDKDCILVLVKPSGATCHSGDVSCFEQISKKADFVFLSRLEKLIYSRKNAAPNSSYTAELFAKGTKRIAQKVGEEGVETSLAATAKDKDELICEAADLLYHLDVLLADANLSLNDVIAKLKERNKS; encoded by the coding sequence ATGGATATCAATCAAGAAGAATTTATAAAAAGCATTAATTGGAACAAAGTAGCAAATTTAGTCCCTGTCATAGTGCAAGATTTTCACTCGTGTGAAGTTTTAATGCAAGGCTTTATGAACGAACAAGCCTTAAGAGAAAGTTTCAAGCATAAAAAAGTCGTATTTTACTCCCGCACAAAAGAGCGTTTGTGGATGAAAGGTGAAGAAAGTGGAAATTTTTTAAATATCATAGATTTAGGGCTTGATTGTGATAAAGATTGTATTTTAGTTTTGGTTAAACCAAGCGGAGCTACTTGCCATAGTGGTGATGTTTCTTGTTTTGAGCAAATTTCTAAAAAGGCTGATTTTGTATTTTTATCACGCCTTGAAAAACTTATTTACTCAAGGAAAAATGCTGCCCCAAATTCTTCTTATACGGCTGAACTTTTTGCAAAAGGCACCAAACGCATCGCACAAAAGGTAGGCGAAGAAGGCGTAGAAACATCCTTAGCAGCCACGGCAAAAGACAAAGACGAGTTAATCTGCGAAGCAGCTGACTTGCTTTATCATTTAGATGTTTTATTAGCCGATGCAAATTTGAGTTTAAATGATGTCATAGCAAAATTGAAAGAAAGAAATAAAAGTTAA
- the flgE gene encoding flagellar hook protein FlgE yields MMRSLWAGVSGLQAHQYAMDVEGNNIANVNTFGFKYSRADFSTLMSQTSKIATAPDGDLGGKNPMQVGLGAGVNSTTRIHSQGNIQTTDKNTDLAINGDGFFIVSNDGGVTQFFTRAGDFKTDAVGNFVDNNGYTVQGWNYNQETGQIDSSKSVEDIVIPPGMSMPAKQSSIVKLTANLDSGNTLGSNASAKRPIYALDSAHGRRNDTGTAIDENDTGHTEFYTTSKTGAQVTEKGVDMGVVFNAKGEGLNLRDGQGIWVSYAEAKYQAPAFVNPDLPTNESDIQPNANYTFWGYTKQDGTQVPATLDITINGTHITATGVGRETFLNAINAKTAETGVVASIVDGKMTFTNDNSTGTTAKSKNINISVGTTNTAGEVTATTGTTGNVTIPVPPAGHNITGLATPVQVITAHEYIYSSNNVDIGKDPNPKATNVNDANMPSATGQRTFHTTEDLRELMQRDARFAVDYDGDGSIENYNTGGTTNGQDVNIGVEVVVESDGRFKITNPKIDNNSKDMTFKITGYSNEANKIATNDKFTNIFSALDGNFNAGNNEKYSQDMYLSAHTASIEIFDSLGTRHELTVQFTKQTKTADGGAEWSIIISVPEPAEINFSGDGAPGNIVVGNLRFGNDGSLQSYTPNVLNFTGNNGSKPDQVIKLDFGTTGAFDGLTSYDKDSATTKQETDGYTGGNLKQDALRTDENGYIYGEFTNGKTLALAKVALASFPNNMGLEEIGNNLFKTTANSGTPTIGHAGEGGRGGLKSSAIEMSNVDLSRSLTQLIVIQRGYQASSKTITTSDQLLNTLLQLKQ; encoded by the coding sequence ATGATGAGATCTCTTTGGGCTGGAGTTTCAGGACTTCAAGCACACCAATACGCAATGGATGTAGAAGGTAACAACATAGCCAATGTTAATACATTTGGTTTTAAGTATTCTCGTGCGGATTTTTCTACACTTATGAGCCAAACTTCTAAAATCGCCACAGCTCCAGATGGGGATTTAGGTGGTAAAAACCCTATGCAAGTAGGTCTTGGTGCAGGTGTAAATTCTACCACAAGAATCCACTCACAAGGTAATATCCAAACCACAGATAAAAACACAGACTTAGCTATCAACGGAGATGGATTTTTCATCGTATCAAATGATGGTGGTGTAACACAATTTTTTACTCGTGCAGGGGATTTTAAAACAGACGCAGTAGGAAATTTCGTAGATAATAACGGCTACACAGTCCAAGGATGGAATTATAATCAAGAAACAGGTCAGATTGATTCATCTAAATCAGTAGAAGACATAGTCATCCCACCAGGTATGAGTATGCCAGCTAAACAAAGCTCTATAGTAAAACTTACAGCAAACCTAGATAGTGGTAATACTCTAGGTTCAAATGCTTCAGCTAAAAGACCTATCTATGCTCTTGATTCAGCTCATGGCAGAAGAAATGATACAGGAACAGCTATAGATGAAAATGATACAGGCCATACTGAATTTTATACTACTTCAAAAACTGGAGCCCAAGTAACCGAAAAAGGTGTAGATATGGGAGTGGTGTTTAATGCTAAAGGAGAAGGTTTAAATTTAAGAGATGGTCAAGGTATATGGGTAAGCTATGCTGAGGCTAAGTATCAAGCTCCAGCATTTGTAAATCCTGATTTACCTACTAATGAAAGTGATATACAACCAAATGCTAATTATACTTTTTGGGGTTATACTAAACAAGATGGCACACAAGTTCCTGCTACTTTAGACATTACTATAAATGGAACACACATTACAGCAACTGGTGTAGGTAGAGAAACATTTTTAAATGCTATCAATGCAAAAACAGCCGAAACTGGTGTAGTAGCTTCTATAGTAGATGGTAAAATGACCTTTACAAACGATAATAGCACGGGAACTACAGCTAAAAGTAAAAATATAAATATTAGCGTAGGGACTACAAATACAGCTGGAGAAGTTACAGCTACAACTGGAACTACTGGAAATGTGACTATCCCAGTTCCACCAGCAGGTCATAATATAACAGGACTTGCTACTCCAGTCCAAGTCATCACAGCTCATGAGTATATTTATAGTTCAAATAATGTAGATATAGGAAAAGATCCTAATCCAAAGGCAACAAATGTCAATGATGCAAATATGCCTAGTGCAACAGGACAAAGGACTTTCCACACCACTGAAGATTTAAGAGAATTAATGCAAAGAGATGCTAGGTTTGCAGTAGATTATGATGGAGATGGCTCTATAGAAAATTATAACACTGGTGGAACAACAAACGGACAAGATGTTAATATAGGCGTAGAAGTTGTAGTAGAAAGTGATGGTAGATTTAAAATAACTAATCCTAAAATAGATAATAATTCTAAAGATATGACTTTTAAAATTACAGGTTATTCTAATGAAGCAAATAAAATAGCTACGAATGATAAATTTACAAATATCTTTAGTGCTTTAGATGGAAATTTCAATGCAGGAAATAATGAGAAGTATTCTCAAGATATGTATCTATCAGCTCATACTGCTAGTATAGAAATTTTTGACTCATTAGGAACTAGACACGAGCTAACCGTGCAATTTACCAAACAAACCAAAACAGCAGATGGTGGTGCTGAATGGTCTATCATCATCTCAGTGCCTGAGCCTGCTGAGATAAATTTTAGCGGAGATGGTGCCCCTGGTAATATAGTAGTAGGAAATTTAAGATTTGGTAATGATGGTTCGCTTCAAAGCTATACGCCAAATGTATTAAACTTTACAGGAAATAACGGCTCAAAACCTGATCAAGTAATAAAACTTGACTTTGGGACAACTGGAGCTTTTGATGGTTTAACAAGCTATGATAAAGACTCAGCTACTACTAAACAAGAAACAGATGGCTACACAGGAGGTAATCTAAAGCAAGATGCACTAAGAACTGATGAAAATGGTTATATCTATGGAGAATTTACTAATGGTAAAACTCTAGCTTTGGCTAAGGTTGCTTTAGCGTCTTTCCCAAATAATATGGGTCTTGAAGAAATAGGAAATAATCTTTTCAAAACAACGGCAAATTCAGGAACTCCTACTATAGGCCATGCTGGAGAAGGTGGTAGAGGTGGGCTCAAATCTTCTGCGATAGAAATGTCAAATGTGGATTTGAGTCGTTCATTAACTCAGCTTATCGTTATACAAAGAGGATATCAAGCAAGCTCTAAAACTATCACTACAAGTGATCAGCTTTTAAATACTTTGCTTCAATTAAAACAATAA
- a CDS encoding zeta toxin family protein gives MKKIATIFAGVNGSGKTTLYYNELEKNKDFGLRINIDEIVSSFGDWKNQEDQFRASRIAIKMRENYIKKAYDFNQETTLCGTSILSLFKKLQKNSYTINLYYIGLDSPNTAKQRVKIRVAKGGHDIKEELIEKRYHESLKNFNIIAKFCNHITIFDNTQNYKKLLEFKNNKLEVFEITKWLEPLMINFKSKNL, from the coding sequence ATGAAAAAAATAGCTACTATTTTTGCAGGAGTTAATGGATCTGGAAAAACTACCTTGTATTATAATGAACTTGAAAAAAACAAAGACTTTGGACTTAGAATCAACATCGATGAAATCGTAAGTAGCTTTGGTGATTGGAAAAATCAAGAAGATCAATTTAGAGCTTCAAGAATAGCCATTAAAATGCGTGAAAACTATATCAAAAAAGCTTATGATTTTAACCAAGAAACTACACTTTGTGGCACTAGCATTTTATCTTTATTCAAAAAGTTACAAAAAAATTCTTACACTATAAATCTTTACTACATAGGATTAGATTCTCCAAATACAGCAAAGCAAAGAGTTAAGATTCGCGTGGCTAAGGGCGGACACGATATAAAAGAAGAACTCATAGAAAAAAGATACCACGAGTCTTTAAAAAATTTTAACATCATTGCAAAATTTTGCAATCACATCACTATTTTTGACAATACTCAAAATTATAAAAAACTCTTAGAATTTAAAAACAACAAACTAGAAGTATTTGAAATCACCAAATGGCTAGAACCACTAATGATAAATTTTAAAAGCAAAAATTTATAA
- a CDS encoding multidrug effflux MFS transporter, producing MQKYTQIKGFEKLKLIIILGFLSAIAPLSTDMYLPALNEVEKSFQTNSFYTQLSLASFFIAFSLGQLFYGPLSDVFGRKKPLYIGLFLFISSSIACVLVDSIHAFIALRFFEALGGCVGVVVARAIVNDVFELKEAAGVYALMMVFTSLAPMLSPTFGGILLEFFSWRSIFLTLFILGFILFLLVVFVLKESNHNTQGKKFNHKEVARSYKKILKDRRFVVYLLCGNLIFAGFFAYLTGSSFVFTRVFELSPQQYAALFGAHALSFVICANINARIVLKLSPYYVLPRALIMITFLTFLLILGATFNLGFWAFEIPLCFIIASLGFILPNTTTLAMARSKQNAGSASALLGAAQFAMAGVMAFLVSLLNANTPILLASILGACSFLSLISYLSLINKRKLNKITKKLSVISHA from the coding sequence ATGCAAAAATACACACAAATCAAAGGTTTTGAAAAATTAAAACTCATTATCATACTAGGCTTTTTATCTGCTATAGCACCGCTTTCTACTGATATGTATTTACCTGCTTTAAATGAAGTAGAAAAAAGCTTTCAAACTAATTCTTTTTATACTCAACTTTCTCTTGCAAGTTTTTTTATAGCATTTTCTTTGGGTCAGCTTTTTTATGGACCATTAAGTGATGTCTTTGGAAGAAAAAAACCTTTATATATAGGACTTTTTCTTTTTATTTCTTCAAGTATTGCTTGTGTTTTAGTTGATTCCATTCATGCTTTTATAGCTTTGCGTTTTTTTGAAGCTTTGGGAGGTTGTGTGGGTGTAGTTGTAGCAAGAGCTATAGTAAATGATGTTTTTGAGCTTAAAGAAGCTGCGGGGGTTTATGCTTTGATGATGGTTTTTACTTCACTAGCTCCTATGCTCTCGCCTACTTTTGGTGGAATTTTGCTTGAATTTTTTTCTTGGCGTAGTATATTTTTAACACTTTTTATATTAGGTTTTATTTTATTTTTGCTTGTGGTTTTTGTTTTAAAAGAAAGCAACCACAATACACAAGGAAAAAAATTCAATCACAAAGAAGTTGCAAGAAGTTACAAAAAAATCCTAAAAGATCGTCGTTTTGTCGTATATTTGCTTTGCGGGAATTTAATCTTTGCAGGGTTTTTTGCTTATTTAACTGGCTCATCTTTTGTTTTTACACGCGTTTTTGAGCTTAGCCCACAACAATACGCAGCTCTTTTTGGAGCACATGCTTTAAGTTTTGTTATATGTGCTAATATAAACGCAAGGATAGTTCTTAAACTCTCGCCTTATTATGTTTTACCTAGAGCGCTTATAATGATTACTTTTTTAACCTTTTTACTCATTTTAGGAGCAACTTTTAACCTAGGTTTTTGGGCCTTTGAAATTCCTTTATGTTTTATCATAGCAAGTTTAGGTTTTATCTTACCAAATACCACCACTTTAGCTATGGCAAGATCAAAGCAAAATGCAGGTAGTGCTTCAGCACTTTTAGGTGCAGCTCAATTTGCTATGGCTGGAGTGATGGCATTTTTAGTCAGTCTTTTAAATGCTAATACACCTATACTTTTAGCTAGTATTTTGGGTGCTTGTTCGTTTTTATCTTTGATTTCTTATCTAAGTTTGATTAATAAAAGAAAGTTAAATAAAATCACAAAAAAGTTAAGCGTGATTTCTCACGCTTAA
- a CDS encoding NifU family protein has product MPFSDDELIEPVKASLAKTMHILEKDGGGLDFLGIKNGVVYVKLTGACHGCPSSGTTLKYGLEKQLKIDIHPDITIINLAGGESEFAKL; this is encoded by the coding sequence ATGCCTTTTAGTGATGATGAACTAATTGAGCCTGTGAAAGCAAGTTTAGCTAAAACTATGCATATTTTAGAAAAAGATGGCGGTGGGCTTGATTTTTTAGGGATTAAAAATGGTGTTGTTTATGTGAAATTAACTGGGGCTTGCCATGGTTGTCCTTCAAGTGGAACGACTCTGAAATATGGCTTAGAAAAACAGCTTAAAATCGATATACACCCAGATATAACCATAATAAATTTAGCAGGCGGAGAAAGCGAATTTGCAAAATTATAA
- a CDS encoding histidine kinase, with protein sequence MQNYKKIAIECFYNKDFKNAKMYFSLAYQKRKNKRLLTFINICDLALKSPEEAFVFFEFFLQNYKNSKVDKDLEKLINLSQSVKFDEESEDFDGLSYQDFLLSEEKVGFKQALENVIISNKLIINDKEDFVDFLEKLLEYGYKDMLVAYMEDVSAHFYSNYRFIKLSEKIKELKYDSKD encoded by the coding sequence TTGCAAAATTATAAAAAAATAGCCATAGAGTGTTTTTATAACAAGGACTTTAAAAATGCTAAAATGTATTTTTCACTAGCATACCAAAAGCGTAAAAATAAAAGATTATTAACTTTTATAAATATTTGTGATTTAGCATTAAAAAGCCCTGAAGAAGCTTTTGTCTTTTTTGAATTTTTCTTGCAAAATTATAAAAATTCTAAAGTAGATAAAGACTTAGAAAAATTAATCAATCTTAGTCAAAGTGTGAAATTTGATGAAGAAAGTGAAGATTTTGATGGTTTAAGTTATCAGGATTTTTTACTCAGTGAAGAAAAAGTTGGGTTTAAACAAGCTTTAGAAAATGTTATAATATCTAATAAACTTATTATAAATGATAAAGAAGATTTTGTGGATTTTTTGGAAAAACTTTTAGAGTATGGTTATAAAGATATGCTTGTAGCTTATATGGAAGATGTTTCAGCACATTTTTATTCTAATTATAGATTTATCAAACTTAGCGAGAAAATCAAGGAATTAAAATATGATAGTAAAGATTGA
- a CDS encoding UDP-N-acetylmuramoyl-L-alanyl-D-glutamate--2,6-diaminopimelate ligase, with product MIVKIENTFICDNSNECEKGCFFLKTSQNEKFLNQALEKKAKIISIDECKKFLNIDENIKIIGITGTNGKTTTAGAIYSILLDLGFKCALMGTRGSFINDKNITPKGLTTAPILQTLELLSLASKEKCEFLIMEVSSHALVQNRIEGLEFKAKIFTNITQDHLDFHKDFQNYQAAKESFFTDECMKFINKDAKAIKFNVKGAFTYGVENPSYYHIKAYALKNGIEAVVNFGKESFMIDSSLVGLFNLYNLLAASACVNELVKPNLKELERAISNFGGIEGRMQIVAKDVIVDFAHTPDGIEKVLDALKYRDLIVVFGAGGNRDKTKRPLMAKIAKHYAKKLIITSDNPRFEEPMDIINDILSGIEKDENVFVECDRKEAIKKALEFKNKDEFVVILGKGDETYQEIKGVKYPFNDKEVVLEILKEGK from the coding sequence ATGATAGTAAAGATTGAAAATACTTTCATTTGCGATAATTCTAACGAATGTGAAAAAGGGTGTTTTTTTCTAAAAACTTCTCAAAATGAAAAATTTCTTAATCAAGCTTTGGAAAAAAAGGCAAAAATTATAAGTATAGACGAGTGTAAGAAATTTTTAAATATAGATGAAAATATTAAAATCATAGGCATTACTGGAACAAATGGTAAAACTACTACAGCAGGAGCGATTTATTCTATCTTGCTTGATTTAGGTTTTAAATGTGCTTTGATGGGAACTAGGGGTAGTTTTATAAATGATAAAAATATCACTCCAAAAGGCTTAACCACTGCACCTATTTTACAAACTTTAGAACTTTTATCTTTAGCAAGTAAGGAAAAATGTGAATTTTTGATTATGGAAGTAAGCTCGCATGCTTTAGTCCAAAATCGCATAGAAGGGCTTGAGTTTAAGGCTAAAATTTTTACTAATATCACTCAAGATCATTTAGATTTTCATAAGGATTTTCAAAACTATCAAGCAGCAAAAGAAAGCTTTTTTACTGATGAGTGTATGAAATTTATCAATAAAGATGCAAAAGCTATAAAATTTAATGTAAAAGGTGCTTTTACTTATGGAGTGGAAAATCCAAGCTATTATCATATAAAAGCTTATGCTTTAAAAAATGGCATAGAAGCTGTGGTAAATTTTGGCAAAGAAAGCTTTATGATAGATTCTTCTTTAGTAGGGCTTTTTAATCTTTATAATCTTTTAGCTGCAAGTGCTTGCGTGAATGAGCTTGTTAAGCCGAATTTAAAAGAACTTGAAAGAGCTATTAGTAATTTTGGTGGCATAGAAGGTAGAATGCAAATAGTTGCAAAAGATGTGATTGTGGATTTTGCTCATACACCAGATGGTATAGAAAAGGTTTTAGACGCTTTGAAATACCGTGATTTGATTGTAGTTTTTGGAGCAGGGGGAAATAGGGATAAAACCAAGCGTCCATTAATGGCAAAAATTGCTAAGCATTATGCTAAAAAACTTATTATCACAAGTGATAATCCGCGTTTTGAAGAACCTATGGATATTATAAATGATATTTTAAGTGGTATAGAAAAAGATGAAAATGTTTTCGTAGAATGTGATAGAAAAGAAGCTATAAAAAAAGCTTTAGAGTTTAAAAATAAAGATGAATTTGTCGTAATTTTAGGAAAAGGTGATGAAACTTATCAAGAAATTAAAGGAGTAAAATATCCTTTTAATGATAAAGAAGTAGTATTAGAGATATTAAAAGAAGGAAAATAA
- a CDS encoding YbaB/EbfC family nucleoid-associated protein: MFENMDFSKMGELLTKAQEKANELEQEALKKEFSAKSGGGLVKVSANGKGEIIDINIDDSLLEDKESMQILLIAAINDVLKMVEQNKKSMASNLFSGMGMI, translated from the coding sequence ATGTTTGAAAATATGGATTTTTCTAAAATGGGTGAGCTTTTAACAAAAGCTCAAGAAAAAGCAAATGAATTAGAGCAAGAAGCTTTAAAAAAAGAATTTAGTGCAAAAAGTGGCGGTGGCTTAGTAAAAGTTAGTGCTAATGGAAAAGGCGAAATTATCGATATAAATATTGATGATTCTTTGTTAGAAGATAAAGAATCTATGCAAATTTTACTAATTGCTGCGATTAATGATGTGCTTAAAATGGTAGAGCAAAATAAAAAATCAATGGCTAGTAATTTATTTAGCGGAATGGGAATGATATGA
- a CDS encoding DUF7488 domain-containing protein, whose protein sequence is MRILLCMMAIAGALFAIPRPTFNDFLGCYEKNKASMLIYEGLPAFALNENTLAVVKTKNAKLNSYTKYDPFLNLYLVKTDFSLIPAPMGDEEELTRNSWVGILDNNQSYIGHLKYFGQSLTERDQLDFASKIGELNSPCCKMLGITLEDGKLIGNRYLKHFAKYPDVYWGDIGVDFDMRDGKIYVKNVRKNGQFLLNDELVSVDGQVYDDIRKLNEKILFADRGATLYFNMLRDNKDINISTAVFDKDLGIFAKPKKVVQAKPTSFYSNLGLRVDTKMNVTEVTSNSKAQMAGFMKGDKILRINNQKINNFNELQAVLAQANTFDVLVSRQASNIPSAKNNDFEHFNKGYFDFFIRLNK, encoded by the coding sequence ATGAGAATTTTACTTTGTATGATGGCAATAGCAGGAGCATTATTTGCAATTCCAAGACCAACTTTTAATGATTTTTTAGGTTGTTATGAAAAAAATAAGGCTAGTATGCTAATTTATGAGGGTTTGCCTGCTTTTGCATTAAATGAAAATACTTTAGCGGTAGTAAAAACTAAAAATGCAAAATTAAATAGCTATACAAAATATGATCCGTTTTTAAATTTGTATTTAGTAAAAACAGATTTTAGTTTAATCCCTGCTCCTATGGGAGATGAAGAAGAGCTAACACGCAATAGCTGGGTGGGAATTTTGGATAATAACCAAAGCTATATAGGGCATTTAAAATACTTTGGACAAAGCTTAACAGAGCGAGATCAGCTTGATTTTGCTTCTAAAATCGGAGAGCTTAATTCACCATGTTGTAAAATGCTTGGTATAACTTTAGAAGATGGTAAGCTTATAGGAAATCGTTATTTAAAACACTTTGCAAAATATCCTGATGTTTATTGGGGTGATATAGGTGTAGATTTTGATATGCGTGATGGTAAAATTTATGTAAAAAATGTGCGTAAAAACGGACAATTTTTGCTTAATGATGAGCTTGTGAGTGTAGATGGACAAGTTTATGATGATATAAGAAAATTAAATGAGAAAATTTTATTTGCTGATCGCGGTGCAACTTTATATTTTAATATGCTAAGAGACAATAAAGATATAAATATTTCTACAGCAGTTTTTGATAAAGATTTGGGTATATTTGCTAAGCCTAAAAAAGTAGTTCAAGCTAAACCAACTTCTTTTTATAGCAATCTAGGATTACGCGTAGATACGAAAATGAATGTTACGGAAGTTACTTCAAATTCTAAAGCGCAAATGGCTGGATTTATGAAAGGTGATAAGATTTTAAGAATCAATAATCAAAAAATCAATAATTTTAATGAGCTTCAGGCTGTATTAGCTCAAGCTAATACTTTTGATGTTTTAGTTTCAAGACAAGCAAGTAATATACCTTCGGCTAAAAATAATGATTTTGAGCATTTTAATAAAGGGTATTTTGACTTTTTCATAAGGCTTAATAAGTGA
- a CDS encoding polyprenyl synthetase family protein, whose protein sequence is MLEKFKQHLKQNFPKIQSFHPFFNEALKWMLEAGGKHFRAQLLLGIVNAKNPALFNQALNVALALEFIHTYSLIHDDLPAMDNASLRRGKQTLHKKYDETTAILVGDALNTQAFLLLSKLDLKENVRLKLIETLAFNAGLNGMIIGQAIDCYFEDKPLNLEQVEFLHIHKTARLIAASLKMGCEICELSQEDSEKIYQIGLKLGLIFQINDDIIDATLDTKEAGKPTHNDLHKNSFVNLLGLEEAINSKNRLKAECEQNLTSVDEAVAKTINDLIRQYL, encoded by the coding sequence ATTTTAGAAAAATTTAAACAACATTTAAAGCAAAATTTCCCTAAGATACAAAGCTTTCATCCTTTTTTTAATGAGGCTTTAAAGTGGATGCTAGAAGCTGGCGGGAAACATTTTAGAGCACAACTTCTTTTAGGTATAGTCAATGCTAAAAATCCTGCTTTATTTAATCAAGCTTTAAATGTTGCATTAGCTTTAGAATTTATTCATACTTATTCTTTAATACATGATGATTTACCTGCTATGGATAATGCTTCTTTGCGCAGAGGAAAGCAAACTTTGCATAAAAAATACGATGAGACTACAGCTATTTTGGTAGGAGATGCTCTAAACACGCAAGCTTTTTTGCTACTTTCAAAACTTGATTTAAAAGAAAATGTTAGATTAAAACTCATAGAAACCTTAGCTTTTAATGCAGGACTTAATGGTATGATTATCGGTCAAGCTATTGATTGTTATTTTGAAGATAAACCATTAAATTTAGAACAAGTTGAGTTTTTGCATATACATAAAACCGCAAGATTAATAGCAGCTAGTTTAAAAATGGGTTGTGAAATTTGTGAGTTAAGCCAAGAAGATAGTGAAAAAATATACCAAATAGGATTAAAGTTAGGACTTATTTTTCAAATAAATGATGATATTATTGATGCGACTTTAGACACAAAAGAAGCAGGCAAGCCAACCCATAATGATTTGCATAAAAATTCTTTTGTGAATTTGCTTGGCTTAGAAGAGGCTATAAATTCAAAAAACCGCTTAAAAGCTGAGTGTGAGCAAAATTTGACTAGTGTAGATGAGGCGGTTGCAAAAACGATAAATGATTTAATAAGGCAATATCTTTAA